Proteins from a genomic interval of Corynebacterium freiburgense:
- a CDS encoding alanine/glycine:cation symporter family protein: MSSFSETISAVNSLVWGPFLLIPMLIGTGLFLTVRLRGIQFRTLGPALRHGIIDRNDTEGAGDISNYQALTTALAATVGVGNIVGVATAISIGGPGSLFWMWVTGLVGMASKYSEAYLGVRFRVTDAAGEQSGGPQQYLKRGIQAPIGKVLATLFAAFAALASFGIGNMTQANSVSAGLHDAFGWDKWIVGVVLFVATGTVLLGGIQAIGKVTAAFVPLMIVIYLVGATVVLVMHASAIPGAFALIFTDAFTGSAATGGFVGSTILIALRMGVARGLFSNESGMGSAAIAAAAAKTSHPVRQGLVSMSQTFIDTIVVVTFTGLVIVCTGAWTMGEEKADVMTAAAFSAGLPGQWGGTIVSVSIVFFAFSTLLGWSYYGERCATSLLGRWASIPYRMIFTMVVFIGATIPLETVWTVADLLNGLMVMPNLIGLLLLSGLVARETAAYLKFDPKLRKPSSEVREFLRAEGTDWK; encoded by the coding sequence TTGTCTAGTTTTAGTGAGACAATTTCTGCTGTTAATAGTCTTGTTTGGGGTCCTTTTCTATTAATCCCGATGCTGATTGGCACGGGTTTGTTTTTGACCGTTCGGCTACGAGGGATTCAGTTTCGAACGCTGGGCCCCGCCTTGCGTCATGGAATTATTGACCGGAATGATACTGAGGGCGCCGGCGATATCTCGAACTATCAGGCTTTGACTACTGCACTCGCCGCTACGGTGGGTGTGGGCAATATTGTTGGCGTTGCCACGGCTATTTCTATTGGTGGCCCAGGCTCGTTGTTCTGGATGTGGGTAACGGGTTTGGTCGGTATGGCGTCAAAGTATTCGGAGGCTTATCTTGGCGTTCGTTTCCGTGTAACCGATGCCGCTGGCGAGCAGTCGGGTGGCCCACAGCAATATTTAAAGCGTGGCATTCAGGCCCCAATTGGAAAGGTCCTAGCCACACTATTTGCTGCTTTTGCGGCATTAGCTTCGTTCGGCATTGGAAATATGACACAGGCAAACTCTGTTTCGGCTGGGCTGCATGATGCATTTGGTTGGGATAAGTGGATTGTAGGCGTGGTGTTGTTTGTGGCCACGGGTACTGTCCTTTTGGGTGGCATTCAGGCTATTGGCAAGGTAACCGCTGCATTTGTGCCATTAATGATCGTAATTTATTTGGTTGGCGCAACCGTAGTGTTAGTCATGCATGCGAGCGCAATTCCAGGTGCTTTCGCGTTGATTTTTACGGATGCTTTTACTGGTAGTGCTGCTACGGGTGGTTTCGTGGGTTCGACGATTTTAATTGCATTGCGGATGGGTGTTGCCCGTGGCCTATTCTCTAATGAGTCTGGTATGGGATCAGCTGCCATTGCCGCTGCTGCGGCAAAGACGTCACACCCGGTGCGCCAAGGTTTGGTGTCTATGAGCCAGACTTTTATTGACACTATCGTTGTGGTGACCTTTACTGGGTTGGTCATTGTGTGTACTGGCGCTTGGACAATGGGGGAGGAAAAAGCAGACGTTATGACCGCGGCCGCGTTTTCTGCTGGGCTGCCTGGGCAATGGGGTGGCACTATTGTGTCGGTTTCTATTGTGTTCTTTGCTTTTTCTACATTATTGGGCTGGTCATATTATGGAGAGCGGTGCGCTACATCGCTTCTTGGGCGGTGGGCGTCGATACCCTACCGGATGATCTTTACGATGGTCGTATTTATAGGCGCAACCATCCCCTTGGAAACCGTATGGACCGTGGCGGATTTGCTTAATGGCTTAATGGTTATGCCGAACCTGATTGGGCTGCTGCTTCTCTCCGGATTGGTTGCACGCGAAACGGCCGCCTACCTTAAGTTTGACCCCAAGCTACGCAAGCCTTCTTCGGAGGTTCGGGAGTTCCTCCGCGCCGAGGGCACTGATTGGAAGTAA
- a CDS encoding SRPBCC family protein has product MNPEDFRATESIHIDASPNTVFDTITDIKRTGEWSPVVETCWWETEPAGDPQVGDIFFGRNVTPERTWETQCTVTAAERPTRFTWVVGDGIVNWGFELAPANNGTTLTELWEVTDHGFMFFENKYGADASNVLESRRRDALEGIPATLARIKEIIEQSD; this is encoded by the coding sequence ATGAATCCAGAAGATTTTCGCGCTACCGAATCAATTCATATTGATGCCAGCCCTAATACTGTGTTCGACACGATTACAGATATCAAACGGACTGGCGAGTGGAGTCCAGTCGTAGAAACATGTTGGTGGGAGACTGAACCTGCGGGTGATCCGCAAGTTGGAGATATTTTCTTCGGCCGCAATGTGACCCCAGAACGCACTTGGGAAACCCAATGCACGGTAACTGCAGCAGAGCGCCCAACTCGTTTTACATGGGTTGTTGGAGATGGAATTGTGAATTGGGGTTTCGAACTCGCACCAGCAAATAACGGAACTACTCTTACCGAACTTTGGGAAGTCACCGACCACGGGTTTATGTTTTTTGAAAATAAATACGGGGCTGACGCATCCAATGTTCTTGAGTCGCGACGTCGCGACGCTCTCGAAGGTATCCCAGCCACGCTTGCACGTATCAAGGAAATCATCGAACAGTCTGATTAG